In one window of Deltaproteobacteria bacterium DNA:
- a CDS encoding ATP-binding cassette domain-containing protein, which translates to MFSPVLRRLIKYLLPYKKRFLLALLAMALYGATDGAIPFLIKTILDDIFASQKQGLLMSLALVLVAFSVARGVFGFLQQYLATAVGLDIIKDLRSDINSHLLKLSPSFFSKHTTGSLISRVTNDALLARMALTDAGASLLRDSVRILVLLCASIYLDPILAAVTLIGFPLAIFPVIRLGKKVRRFSKTGQNEFGGLTGLLQELIVGHKVVQSFGMQSYEEARFGTENEKLTKTLKAAEKYAALSQPINETVASFAIAGVILYGGFSVISGVRTQGDFIAFITSMFLLYEPVKKLSRVNNMLQAGIAAAERIFEILDIEPEIKDGPEAEELARGAVLRVDYENVYFSYGVSSGSDGVQRNWVLRGVNFVVEAGETLALVGMSGGGKTTLVNLLSRYYDPTRGSIKIAGVDIRKLKLASLRKMVSVVDQHTFLFNDTVFNNIAYGCLGADVDRVYAAARDANAHEFIAKLPKGYDTIIGEQGMMLSGGQRQRVAIARALLKDAPILILDEATAALDSESEQLVQSAIERLMEGRTVLVIAHRLSTIRQADKVAVIADGELVEFGCHKDLIAAKGRYAKLYDMQFRNIEFSGNNNIT; encoded by the coding sequence ATGTTTTCTCCTGTCCTTAGGCGGCTCATAAAGTATCTCTTGCCATATAAGAAGCGGTTTTTGCTTGCGCTACTTGCAATGGCTTTATATGGGGCGACGGATGGTGCGATTCCTTTTCTAATCAAGACAATACTCGATGACATTTTTGCATCACAGAAGCAAGGATTGTTGATGTCTTTGGCGTTAGTGTTGGTGGCTTTTTCGGTAGCTAGGGGTGTTTTTGGATTTTTGCAGCAATATCTGGCGACTGCTGTAGGTTTAGATATAATCAAGGATTTGCGCAGCGATATTAATTCACATTTGCTGAAACTGTCGCCAAGTTTTTTTTCTAAACACACTACTGGTTCACTAATTTCACGGGTTACTAATGACGCTTTGTTAGCTCGTATGGCTCTGACTGATGCTGGTGCTTCGCTTTTAAGAGATAGCGTTAGGATATTAGTGCTTCTTTGTGCGTCTATATATCTCGATCCCATTCTTGCCGCAGTCACTCTTATAGGTTTCCCACTAGCTATTTTTCCAGTGATTCGTCTAGGCAAGAAGGTGCGAAGGTTTAGCAAGACTGGTCAAAATGAGTTTGGTGGTCTTACTGGGCTACTGCAAGAATTAATAGTTGGGCATAAGGTGGTGCAGTCATTTGGTATGCAGTCTTATGAGGAAGCGCGCTTTGGGACTGAGAACGAAAAGCTCACAAAGACGCTTAAGGCAGCTGAGAAATACGCAGCTCTTTCACAGCCCATTAATGAAACGGTAGCTAGTTTTGCGATTGCCGGGGTCATTTTATATGGTGGTTTTAGCGTAATTTCTGGGGTGAGAACCCAAGGTGATTTTATTGCATTTATTACGTCTATGTTCTTGTTGTATGAGCCGGTAAAAAAACTAAGCCGTGTCAATAATATGTTGCAGGCTGGAATTGCAGCAGCTGAGCGCATTTTTGAAATTTTAGACATAGAGCCAGAAATAAAGGACGGCCCTGAGGCAGAGGAGTTGGCTAGAGGTGCTGTTCTTAGGGTGGATTATGAGAATGTTTATTTTAGCTATGGAGTTAGCAGCGGTAGCGATGGAGTTCAGCGCAATTGGGTGTTAAGGGGCGTGAATTTTGTAGTCGAGGCTGGGGAGACTCTTGCGTTAGTAGGTATGTCTGGCGGTGGAAAGACGACGCTAGTTAATTTGTTGTCGCGTTATTATGACCCAACTAGGGGTTCTATCAAAATAGCGGGCGTGGATATTCGCAAGTTAAAACTCGCTTCGCTCCGCAAGATGGTTTCGGTGGTGGATCAGCATACTTTTCTTTTTAACGACACAGTATTTAACAACATAGCTTATGGTTGTTTGGGCGCCGATGTCGACAGAGTTTACGCCGCTGCAAGGGACGCAAATGCTCATGAGTTCATTGCAAAGCTGCCAAAGGGATACGATACGATAATTGGCGAGCAGGGCATGATGCTTTCTGGTGGGCAGCGCCAGCGAGTTGCGATAGCGAGGGCGTTGTTGAAAGATGCGCCAATACTCATTCTGGATGAGGCTACTGCGGCATTGGACAGTGAATCTGAACAATTAGTGCAATCGGCTATTGAGCGTTTAATGGAGGGGCGGACTGTTTTAGTGATAGCGCATCGCCTGTCTACTATTCGTCAAGCGGATAAGGTCGCCGTAATTGCCGATGGCGAGTTAGTCGAATTTGGCTGTCACAAAGATTTAATAGCCGCGAAAGGGAGATATGCTAAGCTTTATGACATGCAGTTTAGGAATATCGAGTTTAGCGGAAATAATAATATCACTTAA
- the typA gene encoding translational GTPase TypA encodes MKKREVNHSIRNVAIIAHVDHGKTTLVDQLLAQSGTFNLGDNKRIMDSLDLERERGITIAAKNCAVYWKEVKINILDTPGHADFGGEVERALQMVDGAILLVDASEGPLPQTRFVLRKALGCKLPIIVVINKIDRQDARCQEVLNEIYDLFIDLDASEEQIEFPVLYAIARQGIAKKSLDSSASDLSALFDEILATIPPPSYESDEPFRMLVSNIGYSDYLGRLAIGKVVSGAIRTGDSLVCIKEGNKCVPMKLSSAQVYHGLKFETQNLITAGEIAILSGAEDVEIGDTICNKAAPSALKRISVDEPTISMLFTINSSPFSGQEGTYVQSTRIAERLFKETLHNVALRVEEGEASETFIVKGRGEFQMAILIETMRREGFELSVGRPKIIFREKDGQTLEPIEHLFIDCEDVYTGIITEKLSLRKGRMINLVNHGSGRVRLEFTLPSRSLIGYRSEFLTDTKGTGIMNSILSGYEPFRGDFPTRASGSLVSDRQGEAIPYALFHLLPRGRLFVRPGERVYEGMVIGEHNRDNDLFVNPCKTKKLTNVRASGRDDSITLPPIQPLTLEQAIEFINDDEWVEVTPKNIRMRKIKRPPATRG; translated from the coding sequence ATGAAAAAAAGAGAAGTAAACCACAGCATTCGCAATGTCGCTATCATCGCTCATGTCGATCACGGAAAGACTACTTTAGTAGACCAGCTATTAGCACAAAGCGGAACCTTTAACCTGGGCGACAACAAGCGAATAATGGATAGCTTGGATCTAGAGCGCGAAAGGGGAATTACCATCGCGGCAAAAAACTGCGCTGTTTATTGGAAGGAGGTTAAAATCAACATACTTGACACACCTGGGCATGCCGATTTTGGCGGAGAAGTCGAGAGAGCTTTGCAAATGGTTGACGGCGCCATATTGCTAGTAGACGCCTCAGAAGGCCCACTACCACAAACGCGCTTTGTGCTAAGAAAGGCACTGGGATGCAAACTGCCAATCATCGTCGTAATTAACAAAATAGATCGCCAAGACGCACGCTGCCAGGAAGTGTTGAATGAAATATACGATTTATTTATTGACCTCGATGCATCGGAGGAACAAATTGAATTTCCCGTTCTCTATGCCATTGCGCGTCAGGGCATAGCCAAGAAAAGTTTAGATAGCAGCGCTAGTGACCTATCGGCGCTGTTTGACGAAATATTGGCCACTATTCCACCTCCATCATACGAGAGCGATGAGCCGTTTAGGATGTTAGTATCTAATATTGGCTATTCGGACTATTTAGGAAGGCTTGCAATTGGCAAAGTCGTCAGTGGGGCTATTCGCACTGGGGACTCGCTAGTGTGCATAAAAGAAGGCAACAAGTGCGTTCCCATGAAACTTTCTTCAGCACAAGTTTATCATGGGCTTAAGTTTGAAACGCAAAACCTAATTACTGCTGGTGAAATTGCCATACTATCGGGAGCAGAGGATGTGGAGATTGGCGATACCATCTGCAATAAGGCCGCGCCGTCCGCGCTAAAGCGAATTAGTGTAGATGAACCGACGATTTCTATGCTTTTTACCATAAATTCTTCGCCGTTTTCGGGACAGGAAGGAACCTATGTGCAATCCACTAGAATTGCCGAGCGGCTGTTTAAGGAGACTTTGCATAACGTAGCTCTACGCGTAGAGGAAGGCGAGGCAAGCGAAACTTTTATCGTAAAGGGACGCGGGGAGTTTCAGATGGCCATTCTAATCGAGACGATGAGACGAGAAGGTTTTGAGTTAAGTGTTGGAAGGCCGAAAATAATTTTTAGAGAAAAGGACGGGCAGACCTTAGAGCCAATTGAGCATCTCTTTATCGATTGCGAGGACGTTTACACCGGCATCATTACTGAAAAACTTTCGCTGCGAAAGGGAAGAATGATAAATTTGGTAAACCATGGCAGTGGCCGAGTCAGGTTGGAATTTACACTTCCGTCTCGAAGTTTAATTGGATATCGCAGCGAATTTTTGACAGACACAAAAGGAACCGGAATCATGAATTCCATTCTCTCGGGCTATGAGCCATTTCGTGGAGATTTTCCAACGCGGGCAAGTGGTTCTCTAGTCTCTGATAGGCAGGGCGAGGCCATTCCGTATGCGCTCTTTCACTTGCTGCCAAGAGGAAGGCTTTTTGTTAGACCGGGCGAGCGCGTTTATGAGGGAATGGTTATCGGCGAGCACAATAGGGATAACGACTTATTTGTAAATCCTTGCAAGACCAAGAAACTTACAAATGTTAGGGCATCGGGAAGAGACGACTCAATAACGCTTCCACCGATTCAACCACTCACGCTAGAACAAGCAATCGAGTTCATCAATGACGATGAATGGGTAGAGGTTACTCCTAAAAACATCCGCATGCGAAAAATAAAGCGCCCACCAGCCACGCGAGGTTAA
- a CDS encoding DUF748 domain-containing protein yields MKLTLKILLGFLFIGLLMAAVVVWNANSIAKTFRPQLETMLSQAINAPLSFGEIDLKFFPRIAIRLNDLSIKSSPDNEGETSSVKALLLSSSPLDIMRGRLSVSEIGVENANVSIRRKADGTLTIAGIPLAQAARTNKNENNSSTEAGGTPISINIDAVQVVNTSLNWIDETVTPTAKLTISDINTRLDEIDLAGKARIELSAKAFSDNAKSIQLNGILGNPLEGFPSNLSLDLNDISLKKLNTTLETYDIKLEKAELGETFSLSTNISMEKGSDANISANLDASSSSIVFENILDKKAGTTLKINLSATASLLGDISAKTATLALGNLSLNAPFNIGKDSISLNLSSQDMSLADLSTILPMLQPFGLEGKLKSNIYVSMARSGAEANKPKMTGQIELQDVGAKVSAPSKEGSNSPALTVNKINGQIALAQDTISSKKISLAIAEQNIDLGFKVSSLTNPLIAAVISTNKLNVWPLVSPFAPTSKALQTSSIEDMKITATYGTENQSGNVSILAGNAQLAGIEGKNIKVAVMLKPETIFLKPSSLDAFSGNIELQGYLKQNPQQDFEVALKGLNLDSSLLSNALMPTSKISLSGTMDHLTINAKAEAQRLMPTLASSTRFAVSNGAIEGVNIAGQALAKINQIPGLGEALSAYIPEKHRGIFQSSDTAFTKLISDISIRDEIMSLSTMLLEHPLYIISGHGDINFNGSLKLKTQLKLTPLLAKSMVLSQPKLALLLDEGDNIVIPVVITRQNESTLVVPDTTELFKRAAKNTAKEAAQRQIEKLIPGAGGAAKVLDSLFK; encoded by the coding sequence ATGAAATTGACACTAAAAATACTCCTTGGTTTTCTCTTTATTGGTTTACTAATGGCGGCCGTTGTGGTCTGGAACGCCAATTCAATCGCAAAGACTTTTAGGCCACAACTCGAAACTATGCTGTCGCAGGCTATTAACGCACCGCTAAGTTTCGGAGAGATTGACCTAAAATTCTTTCCTCGTATCGCCATACGCCTTAACGATCTTTCTATAAAAAGTTCGCCGGATAATGAGGGCGAGACCTCTTCGGTAAAGGCTTTGCTGCTTTCAAGTAGCCCGCTAGACATAATGCGAGGGCGTTTGTCAGTTTCAGAGATAGGCGTAGAAAACGCCAATGTGTCTATCAGGAGAAAAGCAGACGGAACACTTACTATTGCCGGAATACCACTCGCTCAGGCAGCACGAACCAATAAAAATGAAAACAATTCCTCGACTGAGGCTGGAGGTACGCCTATTTCCATAAACATTGATGCGGTTCAAGTAGTAAATACCTCGCTAAACTGGATAGACGAGACTGTAACGCCGACTGCAAAGCTAACTATCTCTGACATCAATACACGACTAGATGAGATAGACCTTGCCGGCAAAGCTCGCATTGAACTATCAGCTAAGGCATTTAGCGACAACGCGAAAAGCATCCAATTAAACGGAATCCTTGGAAACCCCTTAGAGGGCTTCCCATCGAACTTAAGTCTCGATCTTAATGACATATCTCTAAAAAAATTAAACACTACACTCGAGACCTATGACATCAAACTCGAAAAAGCAGAACTTGGAGAAACATTTTCTTTGTCTACGAATATTTCAATGGAGAAGGGTTCCGATGCCAATATCTCTGCTAATCTCGATGCTTCAAGTTCAAGTATCGTTTTTGAAAACATATTAGACAAAAAAGCCGGCACTACTCTTAAGATCAACCTATCCGCTACCGCTTCGCTCCTCGGTGACATCTCCGCAAAAACCGCAACACTTGCGCTTGGAAATTTATCTTTAAATGCTCCTTTTAACATAGGTAAGGATAGCATTTCCTTAAATCTAAGCTCCCAAGACATGTCACTAGCAGACTTGTCAACTATACTTCCAATGCTTCAACCATTTGGACTGGAAGGCAAACTAAAAAGCAACATTTACGTATCAATGGCACGATCTGGCGCTGAGGCCAACAAGCCTAAAATGACTGGCCAAATAGAACTACAAGACGTTGGAGCAAAAGTTAGTGCGCCCTCAAAGGAGGGAAGCAATTCACCGGCATTAACGGTTAACAAAATAAATGGTCAGATTGCGCTAGCTCAGGACACAATATCGTCAAAAAAAATATCCTTGGCTATAGCCGAACAGAACATCGACCTTGGTTTTAAAGTCTCATCGCTTACAAACCCGCTCATCGCAGCAGTGATTAGCACTAATAAGTTAAATGTGTGGCCACTTGTTAGTCCATTTGCGCCTACGTCTAAAGCGCTCCAAACATCGTCGATTGAAGATATGAAGATAACTGCAACTTACGGAACCGAAAATCAAAGCGGCAACGTTAGCATTTTAGCCGGGAACGCACAACTTGCTGGAATTGAAGGCAAAAACATTAAAGTGGCGGTAATGCTAAAACCAGAGACAATATTTCTAAAGCCAAGTTCCTTGGATGCCTTTAGCGGGAATATTGAACTTCAGGGATATCTAAAGCAAAATCCTCAGCAGGACTTCGAAGTAGCGTTAAAGGGTTTAAATCTGGATTCTTCCTTGCTCTCGAATGCTTTAATGCCAACGAGTAAAATATCACTGAGTGGGACCATGGATCACTTAACCATTAACGCTAAGGCAGAAGCACAGAGGCTAATGCCAACTCTTGCTAGCTCGACTCGTTTCGCCGTATCTAATGGCGCAATAGAGGGTGTAAACATAGCAGGACAGGCTTTGGCAAAAATTAATCAAATTCCTGGGCTTGGCGAGGCCCTTAGTGCCTATATACCAGAAAAGCATCGAGGTATTTTCCAAAGTAGCGATACGGCATTTACTAAACTAATAAGCGACATTTCTATTCGCGACGAGATTATGTCACTTAGCACGATGCTTTTGGAGCATCCACTCTATATTATTAGCGGTCACGGCGATATTAATTTTAACGGCTCACTAAAGCTAAAAACGCAGTTAAAACTTACACCCCTGCTTGCAAAGAGCATGGTGCTGTCGCAGCCAAAACTTGCCTTGCTCTTAGATGAGGGAGATAACATCGTAATCCCTGTAGTAATAACACGTCAAAATGAGTCAACCCTGGTTGTGCCAGACACTACAGAGTTGTTTAAGCGAGCAGCCAAAAATACCGCTAAAGAAGCGGCACAGAGGCAAATTGAAAAACTAATTCCAGGTGCTGGAGGAGCCGCTAAGGTACTAGATTCCTTATTTAAGTAG
- the lpxB gene encoding lipid-A-disaccharide synthase produces the protein MSSLDKKCIMIVAGETSGDEHAAALVKKLQFYFPEIYVYGMAGSNARRAGMDTIVDSEKSAGVMGLVELWGGLTSLFRAFKTLVASIKTHRPQVAILLDFPDFNLRLARVLKRRGVKVLYFISPQIWAWRKGRIKIIKKYVDKVAAIFPFEEEFYAGHGVDVSYVGHPFLDLPADKVDRAVFASAVGLDPELPIVALLPGSRKSEVERLLVPMVEAFSKLRVIRPGIQAVIPVAPGLSASGLKEIAGVREGLRYLRGHAQECLKAADLAVVASGTATVQAAICGVPLIIVYKLSNFTCLVAKLLVRGIEHFGMPNVIAGRKIVEELLQEEVTPQRILLEMERLLGDAGRREKMQADLVQVKEALASRYGSADTARGRVACMALEMMGVCPVPETSRSEIMLCNY, from the coding sequence ATGTCTTCTCTCGATAAAAAATGCATAATGATAGTCGCCGGAGAAACATCAGGTGATGAACATGCTGCTGCGCTTGTGAAGAAACTACAATTTTACTTTCCCGAAATATATGTTTATGGAATGGCTGGTTCTAATGCCCGCCGCGCGGGAATGGATACCATTGTCGATTCGGAGAAATCAGCAGGTGTGATGGGATTGGTGGAGTTATGGGGTGGTTTAACGTCGTTGTTTAGAGCCTTTAAAACGCTAGTTGCCAGTATAAAAACTCATCGGCCTCAGGTGGCGATTTTATTGGATTTCCCTGATTTTAACTTGCGCTTGGCGCGAGTCCTAAAGCGTAGAGGGGTTAAAGTATTATATTTTATCAGCCCGCAGATCTGGGCCTGGCGAAAGGGGCGAATCAAGATAATAAAAAAATACGTCGACAAAGTCGCCGCAATTTTTCCATTTGAAGAAGAGTTTTATGCTGGGCATGGCGTCGATGTAAGTTATGTTGGACATCCTTTTTTGGATTTGCCAGCAGACAAGGTCGATAGAGCTGTTTTTGCGTCGGCTGTTGGTTTAGATCCTGAACTTCCAATTGTGGCTCTATTGCCAGGAAGTCGAAAGAGTGAAGTTGAGAGACTGTTGGTGCCTATGGTTGAGGCGTTCTCAAAACTTCGCGTCATCAGACCTGGCATTCAGGCTGTGATTCCGGTTGCACCTGGATTAAGTGCATCTGGTTTAAAGGAGATAGCTGGCGTAAGAGAGGGTCTGCGCTATCTGCGTGGTCATGCCCAGGAATGTCTAAAAGCTGCTGATTTGGCGGTAGTCGCATCTGGAACGGCAACTGTTCAGGCTGCGATATGCGGAGTTCCATTAATAATAGTTTACAAGTTATCTAATTTTACTTGCTTGGTTGCGAAGTTGTTAGTGCGCGGGATAGAGCATTTTGGCATGCCTAACGTAATTGCTGGTAGAAAGATAGTAGAGGAATTGCTGCAGGAGGAAGTAACGCCGCAGAGAATATTGCTCGAGATGGAGCGCTTACTGGGAGATGCTGGTCGCAGAGAAAAAATGCAAGCCGATCTGGTTCAGGTTAAGGAAGCGCTAGCTAGTCGCTATGGAAGTGCGGATACTGCGCGTGGACGCGTAGCCTGCATGGCGCTAGAGATGATGGGGGTGTGCCCTGTGCCTGAAACAAGTCGCAGCGAAATAATGCTGTGTAACTATTGA
- a CDS encoding tetratricopeptide repeat protein: protein MNWINIFNRALFVWCFGMLVFGTACCALAQVQADFVEVIKAGNDSYEKQDYVKAKESYESVLVTGFDNPHLRYNLGNAYYRLGEYGKSIANYRRAFAEIPRDPDLSANLSLARKKAIDKLDYSEDSWFSVFANVLLLGTKVSDRELRVGFLMSYACFWIIGVICYFKRTALLATSLALSLFVTVVCAVGTFASRQGIDGLRRFSIESAQAGVIVTKEAKVYSGNSDSFQVVFVLHDGAEVDVAEQRGEWLEIVLPAERSGWVKRQQIELL from the coding sequence ATGAATTGGATAAACATATTTAATAGAGCTCTGTTCGTTTGGTGTTTTGGTATGTTGGTTTTCGGCACGGCCTGCTGTGCTCTAGCTCAAGTGCAAGCCGATTTTGTCGAAGTGATTAAGGCGGGGAATGACAGCTACGAGAAGCAGGATTACGTTAAGGCTAAAGAAAGTTACGAGAGTGTTCTTGTTACGGGATTTGACAATCCTCATTTGCGGTATAATCTCGGCAACGCATATTACAGGCTGGGCGAATATGGGAAAAGTATTGCAAACTACCGGCGAGCATTTGCAGAAATCCCTCGAGATCCAGATCTGAGCGCAAATTTGTCCTTGGCTAGAAAGAAGGCAATTGACAAGCTAGATTATTCCGAAGATTCATGGTTTTCAGTTTTTGCCAATGTTTTGCTTCTGGGAACAAAGGTGAGCGATAGAGAGCTACGCGTAGGATTCTTAATGTCTTATGCGTGTTTTTGGATAATCGGTGTGATTTGCTATTTTAAACGCACTGCTCTTTTGGCAACGTCCTTAGCCCTAAGTCTTTTTGTTACAGTTGTTTGTGCAGTAGGTACGTTTGCGAGCAGGCAGGGAATAGACGGTTTGCGAAGGTTTTCTATAGAGAGCGCGCAGGCTGGAGTAATAGTGACAAAAGAGGCCAAGGTGTATTCGGGTAACTCTGATTCGTTTCAGGTCGTTTTTGTGCTGCACGATGGTGCTGAAGTAGATGTTGCCGAGCAGAGAGGCGAATGGCTAGAGATAGTCCTTCCGGCAGAACGTAGTGGCTGGGTAAAACGACAGCAAATCGAACTACTTTGA
- a CDS encoding glycosyltransferase family 39 protein, with amino-acid sequence MRYIPSIAVALIAVLLLFPLLGLSPVFQVSEAREGVVVNQILNGGSILLPLRNGHIIPSKPILFHWLSAAWAVMSGNYEEFGLRAISCIAAISSVLVLYNFISSLCGVRSGLVGALILLSTYGFVHLAQDGRVDMLFCFFATASICAWLGAFYGTLNCENPQNNRIPTSRYILVGILAGLAFLTKGPLGLVLPAIVIASVAFVYRGFRGVWALLNPGWIFAIVIPLPWYLFAALKQDSAFVSRQIYFENFQRFIGADGIVAKPFWFYVPHVFGQAAPWSFVFVAYLMYLLAKKIRQFDFSVKTFAWREPISGDNFLHGVGLIWFLIGVVFFSVAVGKRRAYLLPLLPAMAMTLTVVLCRFKEYLAGRSASEVLSKPRFAAGVLVWLIALLFVVGVYSIYANPSAFSIAESFSSINGDNRFDDLMAALSVVLESHLGIIITYVVLFLALSLFFWFRGFLRARLEFVALAIFVFLQLLLVLVNTGIALKGVTHTYRGFAEEVRERVSHEQDIRFVKHVMDESFDGFFFYFRRNVVMLSPDEPLRTPGLYLARRAWFETNVANPSSNRLPFHVIASGGRLVDQETEKLVLFEVYPLSPS; translated from the coding sequence TTGCGCTATATTCCTAGTATTGCTGTAGCTTTAATTGCCGTTTTGTTGTTATTTCCTCTTCTCGGCCTTTCGCCTGTATTTCAGGTATCTGAGGCCCGCGAGGGTGTGGTTGTCAATCAAATATTAAATGGCGGCAGCATTCTCTTGCCGCTTAGAAATGGACACATTATTCCTTCCAAACCAATACTGTTCCACTGGTTAAGCGCTGCTTGGGCAGTTATGTCTGGTAATTATGAGGAATTTGGATTGCGTGCGATCTCCTGTATTGCTGCAATTTCCTCTGTGCTCGTGCTGTATAATTTCATTAGCTCTTTATGTGGAGTTAGAAGCGGTTTGGTTGGAGCTCTCATACTGCTTTCTACATATGGATTTGTACATCTAGCGCAGGATGGACGAGTTGACATGTTATTTTGCTTTTTCGCTACTGCCAGCATTTGTGCGTGGCTAGGTGCGTTCTATGGTACGCTCAACTGCGAAAATCCGCAGAATAATAGAATACCCACATCTCGTTACATTCTTGTAGGGATTCTAGCTGGGCTTGCTTTTTTGACCAAGGGGCCCTTGGGTTTGGTTTTGCCTGCTATAGTGATAGCGTCAGTTGCCTTTGTGTATCGTGGATTTAGGGGAGTTTGGGCCCTTCTTAATCCAGGGTGGATATTCGCTATTGTCATTCCATTGCCGTGGTATCTATTTGCGGCATTAAAACAAGATAGCGCGTTTGTGTCGCGGCAAATTTATTTTGAAAACTTTCAGCGGTTTATTGGCGCAGATGGCATCGTCGCAAAGCCGTTTTGGTTTTATGTTCCACATGTGTTCGGCCAAGCAGCTCCTTGGTCATTCGTCTTTGTCGCCTATTTAATGTATCTTCTGGCAAAAAAAATTCGCCAATTCGATTTTTCCGTAAAAACCTTTGCCTGGCGTGAACCGATTTCAGGAGATAATTTTTTACATGGCGTTGGGTTAATTTGGTTTCTTATAGGTGTTGTTTTTTTTAGCGTCGCAGTAGGAAAGCGTAGGGCTTATCTTTTGCCACTATTGCCAGCCATGGCGATGACTTTAACGGTTGTGTTGTGTCGGTTTAAGGAATACCTTGCGGGCCGAAGCGCTAGCGAGGTTTTAAGTAAACCTAGGTTTGCAGCAGGAGTTCTAGTATGGCTGATAGCCCTTCTGTTTGTGGTAGGTGTGTATTCCATCTATGCTAATCCGAGCGCGTTTTCTATTGCAGAAAGTTTTAGCTCGATTAATGGCGATAACAGATTTGATGACTTAATGGCAGCTCTGTCGGTTGTGTTGGAAAGCCATTTAGGGATTATTATCACATATGTCGTTCTCTTTTTAGCTCTATCACTTTTTTTTTGGTTCAGAGGTTTTTTACGTGCAAGGCTAGAGTTTGTGGCCTTGGCTATTTTTGTCTTCCTGCAACTGCTCTTAGTGCTAGTAAACACGGGCATTGCGCTTAAAGGAGTAACGCACACCTATAGAGGGTTTGCAGAAGAGGTAAGGGAAAGAGTATCTCATGAACAGGACATTCGTTTTGTAAAGCACGTAATGGATGAATCCTTCGATGGTTTTTTCTTTTATTTTAGGCGCAATGTCGTAATGCTTAGTCCCGATGAGCCATTGCGAACCCCTGGGTTGTATTTAGCACGTCGTGCTTGGTTTGAAACAAATGTGGCAAACCCTAGCTCAAATAGGCTGCCTTTTCATGTCATTGCCTCTGGTGGTCGTCTGGTAGATCAAGAGACTGAGAAGCTTGTGTTGTTTGAGGTGTATCCACTATCTCCGTCGTAG
- a CDS encoding DUF4019 domain-containing protein produces the protein MKPNKIYLTAIALFLSIFVIASSTAAQGNTAKAGLASSVWLAQVDSGEYGESWNSAATHFKNTVKKEAWVQTLKSYRKPLGKTISRKIVSQKLTTELPAAPDGQYVLIDYESSFENKKQTMERVTAMLEKDGSWKVAGYFFK, from the coding sequence ATGAAACCAAATAAGATTTACTTAACTGCCATCGCATTATTTCTTAGTATCTTTGTAATTGCCTCTTCTACTGCCGCTCAGGGGAATACGGCAAAAGCGGGCTTGGCTTCCTCGGTATGGCTAGCACAGGTTGATAGTGGCGAGTACGGAGAAAGTTGGAACTCAGCAGCCACTCACTTTAAGAATACAGTAAAAAAAGAGGCTTGGGTGCAAACTCTTAAATCTTACCGAAAACCTCTAGGTAAAACGATTTCAAGAAAAATTGTTAGCCAGAAACTTACTACCGAACTACCAGCGGCTCCTGATGGTCAGTACGTGCTTATCGATTACGAAAGCAGCTTTGAAAACAAGAAACAAACCATGGAACGCGTAACTGCCATGCTAGAAAAAGACGGCTCGTGGAAAGTAGCCGGTTACTTCTTTAAGTGA